A stretch of the Argentina anserina chromosome 6, drPotAnse1.1, whole genome shotgun sequence genome encodes the following:
- the LOC126798206 gene encoding protein MANNAN SYNTHESIS-RELATED 1-like: protein MGVDLRQVVAGILTLTMFVMLGHMIKRDNFDYAEEKFPGDGSSSLENAKISKEGLFSLVKKGGALSDDGQELKPCWSKPGLDDVEQTEGFVLFSLTNGPEYHVSQIADAVVVARYLGATLVVPDIRGSKPGDERNFEEIYDVEKFILSLDGVVRVAKERPGKLSSRNLAAVKVPNRVTEDYIVEHVEPIYRSKGNIRLATYFPSVNMKKTEKKSASESVACLGMFGTLELQPEISEVVDSTVERLRTLSRKTNGQFVAVDLRVEMLEQNGCQGDESGTKSCYNPQEVALFLRKIGFGKDTTIYVTESKWDSSLDNLKDIFPKTYIKDGIVPADKKSKFLDSEGSEYEKIIDYYICSQSDVFIPAISGLFYANVAGKRIASSKTEILVPADISSSSASAASFITHYVSKKNHLAYSCFC from the exons ATGGGTGTGGATTTGAGGCAGGTAGTGGCAGGGATACTGACATTGACTATGTTTGTGATGCTTGGGCATATGATCAAAAGAGATAATTTTGATTATGCTGAA GAGAAATTTCCTGGAGACGGCAGCTCTTCCTTGGAGAATGCCAAGATTTCAAAGGAGGGTCTATTTTCCCTTGTTAAGAAGGGTGGGGCTTTAAGTGATGATGGCCAAGAGCTAAAACCATGTTGGTCTAAGCCAGGTTTGG ATGATGTGGAGCAGACTGAGGGATTTGTCCTTTTCTCATTAACAAATGGTCCTGAATACCATGTTTCACAG ATTGCTGATGCGGTTGTAGTGGCAAGGTATCTGGGGGCAACTCTTGTAGTTCCTGATATTAGAGGGAGCAAACCAGGGGATGAAAG GAACTTTGAAGAGATTTATGATGTTGAGAAGTTTATTCTTAGCCTGGACGGGGTTGTTAGAGTAGCAAAAGAACGACCTGGTAAACTGTCATCGAGGAATCTTGCTGCTGTGAAGGTCCCTAATCGGGTTACAGAAGATTACATTGTAGAACATGTGGAACCAATTTACAGATCCAAGGGCAATATAAGGCTGGCAACTTACTTTCCCTCAGTAAACATGAAGAAGACAGAAAAAAAGAGTGCTAGTGAATCAGTTGCTTGTTTAGGAATGTTCGGAACTTTGGAGTTGCAACCAGAAATCAGCGAAGTGGTTGATTCAACGGTTGAGCGCCTGAGAACTTTGAGTCGCAAGACAAATGGTCAATTTGTAGCAGTGGATTTGAGGGTTGAGATGTTGGAGCAGAATGGTTGCCAAGGAGATGAAAGTGGAACAAAAAGTTGTTACAATCCGCAAGAAGTTGCTTTATTTCTGAGGAAAATTGGATTTGGTAAGGATACCACCATCTATGTGACTGAATCAAAATGGGACAGCAGCCTTGATAATCTGAAAGATATCTTCCCTAAAACTTATATAAAG GATGGCATTGTCCCAGCAgacaaaaaatcaaagtttttggattCAGAGGGTTCTGAATATGAAAAGATCATTGACTACTATATATGTTCTCAGAGTGATGTATTCATACCAGCCATCTCTGGCTTGTTTTATGCAAATGTAGCTGGTAAGAGAATTGCTTCCAGCAAAACTGAGATACTTGTGCCAGCTGACATTTCCAGCTCTTCTGCATCTGCCGCCAGTTTCATCACGCATTATGTATCAAAGAAGAACCATTTGGCATATTCATGCTTTTGCTAG
- the LOC126799191 gene encoding glucan endo-1,3-beta-glucosidase, basic isoform-like — protein MHKMAKSHAIPTVPSIVSMLLLLGILMATITTTGAQIGVCYGTVANNLPSARDVIAMYKQYNIRRMRLYGPNRDALEALRTSNIELMLGVENERLQDIASNQASADNWVRQNVANYGNVNFKYIAVGNEIESGPISQYVGPAMERIQTAITKVGFANRIKVSTAVHPVILQNSYPPSQGSFKQSYRAFMDPVIRFLVRHNSPLLLNVYPYFTYIYNRQSVNLQYALFQYPSVMVQDGQYGYRNLFDAELDAHYAALEKAGGGSVRIVVSETGWPSAGNDGSVTNRDNARIYNQNVIKHVKGGTPRRGGPIETYLFAMFNENLKNGDPTEKNFGLFYPNKSPVYPINFN, from the exons atgcacaagatggcgAAGTCCCATGCAATTCCTACGGTCCCTTCCATAGTTTCCATGTTACTACTATTGGGTATCCTCATGGCTACCATTACCACAACAG GTGCCCAGATTGGTGTTTGTTATGGAACTGTTGCAAACAACCTGCCATCCGCACGAGATGTAATAGCAATGTACAAGCAATATAACATCAGAAGGATGCGTCTTTATGGTCCTAACCGTGACGCTCTTGAAGCTCTTAGGACCTCCAACATCGAACTCATGCTTGGTGTCGAAAACGAACGCCTTCAGGATATTGCTTCTAATCAAGCCAGTGCTGATAACTGGGTACGTCAAAACGTCGCAAATTATGGAAATGTCAACTTCAAATACATAGCAGTTGGGAATGAAATAGAATCAGGTCCAATATCACAGTACGTTGGCCCTGCCATGGAAAGAATTCAGACTGCAATTACTAAGGTTGGTTTTGCAAACAGAATTAAAGTGTCTACGGCCGTTCATCCTGTAATCCTCCAAAACTCGTACCCTCCGTCACAAGGATCATTTAAGCAAAGCTATCGAGCATTTATGGATCCAGTCATACGTTTTCTAGTGCGACATAACTCTCCATTGCTTCTAAATGTCTACCCCTACTTCACTTACATTTATAACCGACAAAGTGTTAACCTTCAATATGCTCTTTTTCAATATCCGTCGGTTATGGTTCAAGATGGACAATATGGCTATCGAAACCTGTTTGATGCAGAGCTTGATGCACATTACGCTGCTTTAGAGAAGGCCGGTGGTGGTTCTGTGAGAATTGTTGTATCGGAGACTGGTTGGCCCTCCGCCGGTAATGATGGTTCAGTGACAAATAGGGATAATGCGAGAATTTACAACCAAAATGTGATTAAGCATGTTAAGGGCGGAACACCAAGGAGAGGAGGTCCGATAGAAACCTACTTATTCGCCATGTTCAATGAGAATCTTAAAAATGGAGACCCCACTGAGAAGAATTTCGGCCTCTTTTACCCAAACAAAAGTCCTGTTTATCCCATCAATTTCAACTAA